One Erpetoichthys calabaricus chromosome 9, fErpCal1.3, whole genome shotgun sequence genomic region harbors:
- the phpt1 gene encoding LOW QUALITY PROTEIN: 14 kDa phosphohistidine phosphatase (The sequence of the model RefSeq protein was modified relative to this genomic sequence to represent the inferred CDS: deleted 3 bases in 3 codons), translating to MTYAVRSARHSHLSYTAHAPTACFALKRPARQFPPASVCPPAIECFKKARCQLRAFVHIPAVDVDPDGVFKYVLIRVHSTEDDDSTDIVRGFASAEYHADIYDKVAEEIEKLGGFDCECLGGGRIQHDSQKKKIHVYGYSVGFGRANNAVATEKLKARYPDYEVTWADEGY from the exons ATGACGTATGCAGTGCGGAGTGCGCGCCACTCCCATTTGTCGTATACTGCACATGCGCCTACGGCCTGTTTCGCCTTAAAGCGCCCTGCGCGTCAGTTTCCGCCGGCAAGCGTGTGCCCGCCCGCCATTGAGTGTTTTAAGAAGGCGAGATGTCAGCTTCGCGCTTTTGTGCATATTCCCGCGGTGGACGTCGATCCA GACGGCGTCTTTAAGTACGTCCTGATCCGC GTGCACAGCACCGAGGACGACGACAGTACCGACATCGTCAGGGGTTTCGCCTCGGCCGAGTACCACG CGGATATCTATGATAAAGTGGCTGAAGAAATTGAGAAGCTGGGAGGCTTTGACTGCGAATGTCTCGGAGGCGGCCGGATTCAGCACgacagccagaagaagaagattcatgtCTACGGATATTCTGTG GGTTTTGGTCGGGCAAAC AATGCTGTTGCCACGGAAAAGCTGAAAGCCAGGTATCCGGATTATGAGGTCACCTGGGCTGACGAAGGGTATTAA
- the mamdc4 gene encoding apical endosomal glycoprotein isoform X1, translating to MKSLRCPTFLLLACCLRELLAAHGDHCSLAEELLCDFECNCPGDCWDEQNCGHHKDFTCNFEEDSCGWTDRSLPTYSWRRQQGGTTARLGGPTADHTLGTSLGWCMSVGLTLDPSGTPAILASPSVGPVAASCEVRFWYQLRVAQSGASGHVAVSAFITSASGRLLVWRATAEDTQGWRQASISTGHISSKFQILFQAGSGLPTLVDVALDDISFHRCLFPERQAQCSAEQVSCPQGGCVDRWRLCDGTVDCRDGSDEAAELCVNYTKCDMELGSCGWLLDGWERTSQALLGTLASPHGPGRDHSWNNDLGHFLFLGSKHHGKGQRARLTSPVLLPSAVAEPCQLIFYYHLFGPRAAALNVFYRTRTPGELTRVTRVVGQRGDRWVREEAHFAVNASFQIVLEGVLGDGPFGDVALDDLELSPGCRPSSVCLPEGPEPTVPPAACRADEFSCADGLCIPQSEVCDFQRDCGDTSDETPCGTQSFMAQGDSWMDRSSGRLKWTVKEGGGPSERPFLTISTARGHLFTEAIVVSPLLGPSGPACSMHFEYLLSSTVTHAGLLSLSVWHEGLPPRDAVWHGGPASGQWRNATALLGARERGFQLAFAGYAMEGQDIGVAGVTFLHCGVDYRPEEAQGVSCNFDRGLCGWYQDQNDGLDWTLDGRQGLDHTSGTGHSLSVSLSSPIWSGTLSRLLTYPQPASSATLCLSFWYLLRGAQTGTLSLKMKLLGDAVETLLWTETRSNGDEWQRGISTIDPWGQEFQLIFEVTRDGFEGDAAVDDVTLVSRPCPAQLSCSFEVDTCGYSTDGGARWVRQSHRSGAIPHGPTTDHSLEETTGFYAMADTSLNVLQGGQATALYSEVRSPSAGMECLSFWYLAGGHSPGTLNVIVRQSERQLETVISLSGMEGTGWHRQWASVEAQSDWVVAFEAVGAGGSQTYIAIDDITIRAGHCPTSDFCDFEKDACRWSNTWRPEWEQLDWERTSGNNAHHWGPLEDHSLGTQQGGFMLVAGDGHVSAGRTAWLLSDHLPPTLAACLCFWYWLDRVDAVYERNELRVSIVSAGEWLSSWYFKEPTAGWHEAQISLASPREFQIVLEATRALGAIAVDDIAYEDGRDCQHKPVAASKASGVQVDFVVAVVFEVIIVLLFVVTLIGVIVYYWRTRQQSPQQSPAGADQQTGFENVTYDHHNLDTIEVPVMPVSLPGEETSTV from the exons ATGAAGAGCCTGCGGTGCCCAACGTTTCTTCTTCTGGCCTGCTGTCTTCGGGAGCTGCTGG CAGCCCATGGAGACCACTGCAGCCTGGCTGAGGAGCTCCTCTGCGATTTCGAGTGCAACTGTCCAGGCGACTGCTGGGACGAGCAGAACTGTG GACACCACAAGGACTTCACTTGCAACTTTGAAGAGGACTCGTGTGGCTGGACTGACCGCTCCCTGCCTACTTACAGCTGGAGGCGACAACAGGGTGGTACGACGGCTCGGCTTGGTGGACCCACCGCTGACCACACGCTGGGCACCAGCCTCG GCTGGTGTATGTCTGTCGGCCTGACTCTGGACCCCTCTGGGACGCCAGCCATTCTGGCCTCCCCCTCAGTCGGACCCGTGGCCGCCAGCTGTGAGGTGCGCTTCTGGTACCAGCTACGTGTAGCCCAGTCAG GTGCCAGTGGGCACGTTGCTGTGTCTGCCTTCATCACGTCTGCCTCCGGGCGCCTGTTGGTGTGGCGCGCTACAGCTGAGGACACCCAGGGCTGGCGCCAAGCCTCCATCTCAACTGGGCACATCTCCTCCAAGTTCCAGATCTTATTCCAGGCCGGTTCAGGTCTCCCCACGCTGGTGGACGTTGCTCTCGATGACATTTCGTTCCACCGCTGCTTGTTTCCAG AGCGCCAGGCCCAGTGCTCAGCTGAGCAGGTCTCCTGTCCCCAGGGTGGCTGTGTTGACAGATGGCGGCTGTGTGACGGCACGGTGGACTGCAGAGATGGAAGCGATGAAGCAGCAGAGCTGTGTG TCAACTACACAAAGTGTGACATGGAGTTGGGCTCCTGCGGCTGGCTGCTGGACGGCTGGGAGCGCACCAGTCAGGCGCTGCTGGGCACATTGGCATCACCCCACGGCCCCGGCCGTGATCACAGCTGGAACAATGACTTGG GCCACTTCCTGTTCCTTGGTTCAAAGCATCATGGCAAAGGGCAGCGGGCACGTCTGACGAGTCCGGTCCTGTTGCCCAGTGCAGTGGCTGAGCCCTGTCAG CTCATCTTTTACTACCACCTGTTTGGACCCCGGGCCGCTGCTCTCAACGTCTTCTATCGCACACGGACCCCGGGAGAGCTCACCAGAGTGACCAGAGTGGTGGGGCAGCGAGGGGACCGCTGGGTTCGCGAGGAAGCCCACTTTGCAGTGAATGcctctttccag ATCGTACTAGAGGGGGTCTTGGGGGATGGGCCATTTGGAGACGTGGCACTAGATGACCTGGAACTGTCACCTGGCTGCAGACCCTCCAGTG TCTGTCTGCCCGAAGGACCTGAGCCCACTGTGCCCCCCGCAGCCTGCAGGGCCGATGAGTTCAGCTGTGCAGATGGACTTTGCATCCCACAGAGTGAAGTGTGTGACTTCCAGAGGGACTGCGGGGACACATCTGATGAGACCCCGTGTG GCACGCAGAGCTTTATGGCCCAGGGTGATAGCTGGATGGACCGCAGCAGTGGACGACTCAAGTGGACAGTCAAGGAGGGAGGTGGTCCTTCAGAGC GTCCCTTCTTGACCATCTCCACTGCTCGAGGTCACCTCTTCACTGAAGCCATCGTCGTCAGCCCCCTCTTAGGTCCCTCAGGTCCCGCCTGCTCCATGCACTTTGAATATTTGCTGTCCAGCACGGTGACCCATGCAG GGCTGCTGTCGCTGAGTGTGTGGCATGAAGGCCTGCCACCCAGGGACGCTGTTTGGCATGGTGGGCCTGCCTCAGGTCAGTGGCGTAATGCCACGGCCTTGCTTGGAGCCAGAGAACGCGGTTTTCAG CTGGCATTTGCAGGCTACGCTATGGAGGGCCAGGACATTGGAGTGGCCGGTGTCACCTTCCTGCATTGCGGAGTGGACTACAGGCCAGAGGAGGCCCAAG GGGTGTCGTGCAACTTTGACAGAGGACTTTGTGGGTGGTACCAGGACCAGAATGACGGCCTGGACTGGACACTGGATGGCCGGCAGGGATTGGACCACACCAGCGGCACAG GTCACTCCCTGTCGGTGTCCCTGTCCTCTCCGATTTGGAGTGGGACTTTGAGCCGCCTCCTCACGTACCCGCAGCCCGCTTCTTCTGCCACCCTGTGCCTGTCTTTCTGGTACCTGCTGCGAGGAGCTCAGACAG GGACGCTGAGCCTGAAGATGAAGCTCCTGGGTGACGCTGTGGAGACCCTGCTGTGGACCGAGACACGTTCCAATGGAGACGAGTGGCAGCGTGGCATCTCGACCATTGACCCTTGGGGTCAGGAATTTCAG CTGATCTTCGAGGTGACCCGTGACGGCTTTGAGGGGGACGCTGCAGTGGATGACGTCACCCTCGTGTCCAGGCCCTGCCCTGCCCAGCTCAGTTGCTCCTTTGAGGTGGACACCTGTGGCTACAGCACCGATGGAGGGGCCCGCTGGGTCCGGCAGAGCCATCGTTCTGGAGCCATCCCGCACGGCCCTACCACTGACCACAGCCTGGAGGAGACCACAG GGTTCTACGCCATGGCAGACACGAGCCTCAACGTCCTCCAAGGTGGGCAGGCGACTGCCCTCTACTCAGAGGTGAGGAGTCCTTCAGCGGGCATGGAGTGCCTCTCCTTTTGGTACCTCGCAGGCGGGCACAGCCCAG GAACGCTCAACGTGATTGTGAGGCAATCTGAGCGCCAGCTGGAGACGGTCATCTCATTGAGTGGTATGGAGGGTACAGGTTGGCATCGACAATGGGCTTCAGTTGAGGCTCAGTCAGACTGGGTG GTTGCGTTTGAGGCCGTAGGCGCTGGAGGGTCCCAGACATATattgccattgatgacatcacaatCAGGGCGGGACACTGTCCTACTTCAG ATTTTTGTGACTTTGAGAAGGACGCTTGCCGCTGGAGCAACACGTGGAGGCCTGAGTGGGAGCAGTTGGACTGGGAGAGGACAAGTGGCAACAATGCCCACCATTGGGGGCCGCTGGAGGACCACTCACTGGGCACGCAGCAAG GTGGCTTCATGCTGGTGGCGGGTGATGGGCACGTCTCCGCTGGTCGGACAGCCTGGCTGCTGAGTGACCACCTGCCCCCCACGTTGGCTGCATGCCTTTGCTTCTGGTACTGGCTGGACAGAGTGGACGCAGTGT ATGAGCGCAATGAGCTGAGGGTCTCCATAGTCAGTGCAGGCGAGTGGCTCagcagctggtatttcaaggagcCAACGGCAGGGTGGCATGAGGCTCAGATCAGCCTGGCCAGCCCACGGGAGTTCCAG ATCGTGCTCGAGGCCACCAGGGCATTGGGTGCCATCGCTGTGGATGACATCGCATATGAGGATGGCAGAGACTGCCAGCATAAGCCAGTAGCAGCCAGCAAAG CCTCAGGTGTGCAGGTGGACTTTGTGGTGGCCGTGGTCTTTGAGGTCATCATCGTCCTCCTCTTTGTGGTCACTCTGATTGGCGTCATTGTCTACTACTGGAGGACACGGCAGCAGTCACCTCAACAGAGCCCCGCTGGCGCGGACCAGCAGACAGGATTTGAGAACGTCACCTACGACCACCACAACCTG GACACAATTGAAGTGCCAGTGATGCCAGTCAGCTTACCAGGAGAAGAGACCAGCACTGTGTGA
- the mamdc4 gene encoding apical endosomal glycoprotein isoform X2, with the protein MKSLRCPTFLLLACCLRELLAHGDHCSLAEELLCDFECNCPGDCWDEQNCGHHKDFTCNFEEDSCGWTDRSLPTYSWRRQQGGTTARLGGPTADHTLGTSLGWCMSVGLTLDPSGTPAILASPSVGPVAASCEVRFWYQLRVAQSGASGHVAVSAFITSASGRLLVWRATAEDTQGWRQASISTGHISSKFQILFQAGSGLPTLVDVALDDISFHRCLFPERQAQCSAEQVSCPQGGCVDRWRLCDGTVDCRDGSDEAAELCVNYTKCDMELGSCGWLLDGWERTSQALLGTLASPHGPGRDHSWNNDLGHFLFLGSKHHGKGQRARLTSPVLLPSAVAEPCQLIFYYHLFGPRAAALNVFYRTRTPGELTRVTRVVGQRGDRWVREEAHFAVNASFQIVLEGVLGDGPFGDVALDDLELSPGCRPSSVCLPEGPEPTVPPAACRADEFSCADGLCIPQSEVCDFQRDCGDTSDETPCGTQSFMAQGDSWMDRSSGRLKWTVKEGGGPSERPFLTISTARGHLFTEAIVVSPLLGPSGPACSMHFEYLLSSTVTHAGLLSLSVWHEGLPPRDAVWHGGPASGQWRNATALLGARERGFQLAFAGYAMEGQDIGVAGVTFLHCGVDYRPEEAQGVSCNFDRGLCGWYQDQNDGLDWTLDGRQGLDHTSGTGHSLSVSLSSPIWSGTLSRLLTYPQPASSATLCLSFWYLLRGAQTGTLSLKMKLLGDAVETLLWTETRSNGDEWQRGISTIDPWGQEFQLIFEVTRDGFEGDAAVDDVTLVSRPCPAQLSCSFEVDTCGYSTDGGARWVRQSHRSGAIPHGPTTDHSLEETTGFYAMADTSLNVLQGGQATALYSEVRSPSAGMECLSFWYLAGGHSPGTLNVIVRQSERQLETVISLSGMEGTGWHRQWASVEAQSDWVVAFEAVGAGGSQTYIAIDDITIRAGHCPTSDFCDFEKDACRWSNTWRPEWEQLDWERTSGNNAHHWGPLEDHSLGTQQGGFMLVAGDGHVSAGRTAWLLSDHLPPTLAACLCFWYWLDRVDAVYERNELRVSIVSAGEWLSSWYFKEPTAGWHEAQISLASPREFQIVLEATRALGAIAVDDIAYEDGRDCQHKPVAASKASGVQVDFVVAVVFEVIIVLLFVVTLIGVIVYYWRTRQQSPQQSPAGADQQTGFENVTYDHHNLDTIEVPVMPVSLPGEETSTV; encoded by the exons ATGAAGAGCCTGCGGTGCCCAACGTTTCTTCTTCTGGCCTGCTGTCTTCGGGAGCTGCTGG CCCATGGAGACCACTGCAGCCTGGCTGAGGAGCTCCTCTGCGATTTCGAGTGCAACTGTCCAGGCGACTGCTGGGACGAGCAGAACTGTG GACACCACAAGGACTTCACTTGCAACTTTGAAGAGGACTCGTGTGGCTGGACTGACCGCTCCCTGCCTACTTACAGCTGGAGGCGACAACAGGGTGGTACGACGGCTCGGCTTGGTGGACCCACCGCTGACCACACGCTGGGCACCAGCCTCG GCTGGTGTATGTCTGTCGGCCTGACTCTGGACCCCTCTGGGACGCCAGCCATTCTGGCCTCCCCCTCAGTCGGACCCGTGGCCGCCAGCTGTGAGGTGCGCTTCTGGTACCAGCTACGTGTAGCCCAGTCAG GTGCCAGTGGGCACGTTGCTGTGTCTGCCTTCATCACGTCTGCCTCCGGGCGCCTGTTGGTGTGGCGCGCTACAGCTGAGGACACCCAGGGCTGGCGCCAAGCCTCCATCTCAACTGGGCACATCTCCTCCAAGTTCCAGATCTTATTCCAGGCCGGTTCAGGTCTCCCCACGCTGGTGGACGTTGCTCTCGATGACATTTCGTTCCACCGCTGCTTGTTTCCAG AGCGCCAGGCCCAGTGCTCAGCTGAGCAGGTCTCCTGTCCCCAGGGTGGCTGTGTTGACAGATGGCGGCTGTGTGACGGCACGGTGGACTGCAGAGATGGAAGCGATGAAGCAGCAGAGCTGTGTG TCAACTACACAAAGTGTGACATGGAGTTGGGCTCCTGCGGCTGGCTGCTGGACGGCTGGGAGCGCACCAGTCAGGCGCTGCTGGGCACATTGGCATCACCCCACGGCCCCGGCCGTGATCACAGCTGGAACAATGACTTGG GCCACTTCCTGTTCCTTGGTTCAAAGCATCATGGCAAAGGGCAGCGGGCACGTCTGACGAGTCCGGTCCTGTTGCCCAGTGCAGTGGCTGAGCCCTGTCAG CTCATCTTTTACTACCACCTGTTTGGACCCCGGGCCGCTGCTCTCAACGTCTTCTATCGCACACGGACCCCGGGAGAGCTCACCAGAGTGACCAGAGTGGTGGGGCAGCGAGGGGACCGCTGGGTTCGCGAGGAAGCCCACTTTGCAGTGAATGcctctttccag ATCGTACTAGAGGGGGTCTTGGGGGATGGGCCATTTGGAGACGTGGCACTAGATGACCTGGAACTGTCACCTGGCTGCAGACCCTCCAGTG TCTGTCTGCCCGAAGGACCTGAGCCCACTGTGCCCCCCGCAGCCTGCAGGGCCGATGAGTTCAGCTGTGCAGATGGACTTTGCATCCCACAGAGTGAAGTGTGTGACTTCCAGAGGGACTGCGGGGACACATCTGATGAGACCCCGTGTG GCACGCAGAGCTTTATGGCCCAGGGTGATAGCTGGATGGACCGCAGCAGTGGACGACTCAAGTGGACAGTCAAGGAGGGAGGTGGTCCTTCAGAGC GTCCCTTCTTGACCATCTCCACTGCTCGAGGTCACCTCTTCACTGAAGCCATCGTCGTCAGCCCCCTCTTAGGTCCCTCAGGTCCCGCCTGCTCCATGCACTTTGAATATTTGCTGTCCAGCACGGTGACCCATGCAG GGCTGCTGTCGCTGAGTGTGTGGCATGAAGGCCTGCCACCCAGGGACGCTGTTTGGCATGGTGGGCCTGCCTCAGGTCAGTGGCGTAATGCCACGGCCTTGCTTGGAGCCAGAGAACGCGGTTTTCAG CTGGCATTTGCAGGCTACGCTATGGAGGGCCAGGACATTGGAGTGGCCGGTGTCACCTTCCTGCATTGCGGAGTGGACTACAGGCCAGAGGAGGCCCAAG GGGTGTCGTGCAACTTTGACAGAGGACTTTGTGGGTGGTACCAGGACCAGAATGACGGCCTGGACTGGACACTGGATGGCCGGCAGGGATTGGACCACACCAGCGGCACAG GTCACTCCCTGTCGGTGTCCCTGTCCTCTCCGATTTGGAGTGGGACTTTGAGCCGCCTCCTCACGTACCCGCAGCCCGCTTCTTCTGCCACCCTGTGCCTGTCTTTCTGGTACCTGCTGCGAGGAGCTCAGACAG GGACGCTGAGCCTGAAGATGAAGCTCCTGGGTGACGCTGTGGAGACCCTGCTGTGGACCGAGACACGTTCCAATGGAGACGAGTGGCAGCGTGGCATCTCGACCATTGACCCTTGGGGTCAGGAATTTCAG CTGATCTTCGAGGTGACCCGTGACGGCTTTGAGGGGGACGCTGCAGTGGATGACGTCACCCTCGTGTCCAGGCCCTGCCCTGCCCAGCTCAGTTGCTCCTTTGAGGTGGACACCTGTGGCTACAGCACCGATGGAGGGGCCCGCTGGGTCCGGCAGAGCCATCGTTCTGGAGCCATCCCGCACGGCCCTACCACTGACCACAGCCTGGAGGAGACCACAG GGTTCTACGCCATGGCAGACACGAGCCTCAACGTCCTCCAAGGTGGGCAGGCGACTGCCCTCTACTCAGAGGTGAGGAGTCCTTCAGCGGGCATGGAGTGCCTCTCCTTTTGGTACCTCGCAGGCGGGCACAGCCCAG GAACGCTCAACGTGATTGTGAGGCAATCTGAGCGCCAGCTGGAGACGGTCATCTCATTGAGTGGTATGGAGGGTACAGGTTGGCATCGACAATGGGCTTCAGTTGAGGCTCAGTCAGACTGGGTG GTTGCGTTTGAGGCCGTAGGCGCTGGAGGGTCCCAGACATATattgccattgatgacatcacaatCAGGGCGGGACACTGTCCTACTTCAG ATTTTTGTGACTTTGAGAAGGACGCTTGCCGCTGGAGCAACACGTGGAGGCCTGAGTGGGAGCAGTTGGACTGGGAGAGGACAAGTGGCAACAATGCCCACCATTGGGGGCCGCTGGAGGACCACTCACTGGGCACGCAGCAAG GTGGCTTCATGCTGGTGGCGGGTGATGGGCACGTCTCCGCTGGTCGGACAGCCTGGCTGCTGAGTGACCACCTGCCCCCCACGTTGGCTGCATGCCTTTGCTTCTGGTACTGGCTGGACAGAGTGGACGCAGTGT ATGAGCGCAATGAGCTGAGGGTCTCCATAGTCAGTGCAGGCGAGTGGCTCagcagctggtatttcaaggagcCAACGGCAGGGTGGCATGAGGCTCAGATCAGCCTGGCCAGCCCACGGGAGTTCCAG ATCGTGCTCGAGGCCACCAGGGCATTGGGTGCCATCGCTGTGGATGACATCGCATATGAGGATGGCAGAGACTGCCAGCATAAGCCAGTAGCAGCCAGCAAAG CCTCAGGTGTGCAGGTGGACTTTGTGGTGGCCGTGGTCTTTGAGGTCATCATCGTCCTCCTCTTTGTGGTCACTCTGATTGGCGTCATTGTCTACTACTGGAGGACACGGCAGCAGTCACCTCAACAGAGCCCCGCTGGCGCGGACCAGCAGACAGGATTTGAGAACGTCACCTACGACCACCACAACCTG GACACAATTGAAGTGCCAGTGATGCCAGTCAGCTTACCAGGAGAAGAGACCAGCACTGTGTGA
- the LOC114657041 gene encoding ectonucleoside triphosphate diphosphohydrolase 2-like, translating to MAVKAAALAVPTVLLLASLLGIILLAVPTRDALDPPGSQYGIVLDAGSSHTTMFIYKWPSDKENNTGIVSQHGECHADGYGISSYTDDPSRAGLSLKKCLDEALLSIPKAQHRETPIYLGATAGMRLLKMTSLVASDQILQAVETTIRAYPFDFRGAKILSGREEGVFGWVTVNYLLENFIKYGWVGRWVNPRKETVGALDLGGASTQITFVTKESIEDQEDEMRLQLYGQEYKVYTHSFLCYGRDQVLRRVLSRLLKENGYAKSIIHPCWPSDFSKNVTLRAIYESPCTEKEKPPDYQPDDSVQLTGSGSGPGCKSIVSQLFDFRNCPFSSCSLDGIFQPRVTGDFMAFAAFFYTHSFLRRTTGITVSSPADLRRAASATCTMKFSEMFQKAPELQNWIQDYCTVSIFIDLLLTQAYKFDNASFSHISFQKKAGDTSIGWALGYMLNLSNMIPAESLSWRKSTQYSAWALVMVLLVLVLLCAIVLIVQKFRGSRKSDSVI from the exons ATGGCCGTCAAGGCAGCCGCGCTCGCGGTTCCGACCGTACTTCTGCTTGCCAGCTTGCTGGGAATCATCCTCTTGGCAGTGCCCACCAGGGATGCGCTCGACCCTCCGGGATCGCAG tatggcATTGTCCTGGACGCCGGCTCTTCCCACACTACCATGTTCATCTACAAGTGGCCGTCCGACAAGGAGAACAACACGGGCATTGTCAGCCAACATGGTGAATGCCACGCTGACG GCTATGGAATCTCCAGTTATACGGATGACCCCTCCAGAGCCGGACTCAGCCTCAAGAAGTGCCTGGATGAAGCCCTGCTCAGCATTCCCAAAGCGCAGCACAGAGAGACGCCCATTTATTTGGGAGCCACAGCGGGCATGAGGCTGCTCAA GATGACCAGCCTGGTGGCGTCAGACCAGATCCTCCAGGCGGTGGAGACCACCATTCGTGCTTATCCTTTTGACTTTCGGGGTGCCAAGATCCTGTCTGGCCGAGAGGAGGGGGTGTTTGGCTGGGTGACGGTCAACTATCTTCTGGAGAACTTCATCAAG TACGGCTGGGTGGGCCGCTGGGTGAACCCCCGCAAGGAGACTGTCGGCGCCTTGGATTTGGGTGGTGCCTCCACGCAGATCACCTTTGTGACAAAGGAGAGCATCGAGGACCAGGAGGACGAGATGAGGCTGCAGCTCTACGGCCAGGAGTACAAGGTCTACACGCACAGCTTCCTGTGCTACGGGCGCGACCAGGTGCTGCGCAGGGTCCTGTCCAGGCTGCTCAAG GAGAACGGATATGCAAAGTCCATCATCCACCCCTGCTGGCCCAGTGACTTCTCAAAAAATGTGACGCTGAGAGCCATTTATGAGTCCCCCTGTACTGAGAAGGAGAAGCCCCCTGACTACCAGCCTGATGACAGCGTGCAACTGACTGGCAGCGGCAGTGGTCCGGGGTGCAAGTCCATCGTCTCCCAGCTGTTTGACTTCAGAAACTGTCCGTTCAGCTCCTGCTCCCTGGACGGCATCTTCCAGCCACGAGTGACCGGGGACTTCATG GCCTTTGCAGCCTTCTTCTACACCCACAGCTTCTTACGCCGGACCACTGGCATCACCGTGTCGTCGCCAGCTGACTTGAGACGGGCAGCGAGTGCCACCTGCACCATGAAGTTCAGTGAG ATGTTCCAGAAAGCCCCCGAGCTGCAGAATTGGATCCAGGACTACTGTACCGTgtccatcttcattgaccttctCCTCACGCAGGCCTACAAGTTTGACAATGCCAGCTTCTCCCACATTTCCTTCCAGAAGAAG GCTGGGGACACCTCCATCGGCTGGGCGCTCGGCTACATGCTGAACCTGAGCAACATGATTCCTGCAGAGAGCTTGAGCTGGCGCAAGTCCACCCAGTACAGCGCCTGGGCACTGGTCATGGTGCTTCTTGTGTTGGTCCTGCTGTGTGCCATCGTGCTGATTGTGCAGAAGTTCAGGGGATCCAGGAAGAGTGACAGTGTCATCTAA